The nucleotide window aatcttaaaacacTTGTTGCTGAAGAAAAATTCTTAAAACACTTTCGTTCAAGTAGCTTGTAAAAATGCCTTCGTTCAAGATAGCTAATGAGAAATTGAGTATTCATGATGGTTGTTTGTAAATacaccattttttttctataaaaatgcaattccttttttatatatacatattcatGATACGAAAATATATAGTGGCACGTGAGTACTAAAGGAGTCAAATTTAATTGGATGAACAGCGTAAGCTGAGTTATTCAAAATCTTTAATATTTACGTTTGATTCctatgaatataaaataaaaataaaaatcaatgggTAGGTGAATCTAACTATCAACTAAATTCTGTTAAGGGAAACCACAGCAAGGGACAAAGCAAGATCGATCCTAGGTTTAAGCTGATGATGTGGTCGCCGCACCACAATTGGGCCCCAACATTGGTGAtgatgataaattgataattacGTCAACTACAGTTTCATTCCACCTAAAGATACATATTAAACATATATAGCTCCATttgctttcttttctctctttcctcAACTTCTACATTAACATCTCCAAGGCCTGCATGATGCCATCAAGGTAGGTGTTGCTAGCAAAACTGAACATAACTTCATAATATCCTAAGATGCCAACGAAACAGGTAAATCAGTTGTTCATGTTGTGTTAGTGCCTTTGTGTTGTGATATATATGTAACTTTATTTccccaataatatatatataagtaatgttaatgattagtttttttgttaGTGAAGAATTGAAtccaatattttttcctttctcctTTCTTCTCTTAATTACTAccaatttaaatcaattttataactttttatgaTCTATATAGGTAACCTACCGCAATGATAAAGTGGTGCTAGTGAAGGTATATGTTGAAAAGCCTAGAAAGAAGAGCTCATCATCAATTCAGCATCATCACCTTCATTATCACATTCATCACACAATTAGACAAGAGGTAGTTCACGGCTCTGGTAGCAAGGGATCATATGGTAGAAGAGCAGGGTTGCTTATGTACTCGCATCTCCTACGTGAATCTGCAAGAGGAGCATCATCAACACCCTCATTCTCCAAGTGGGTTGCAAACAACAATTTCCAGCCTCCAACCCAGGTACGTAGCTACATCGTTGACattgtatataaatatattttatacatatgaTCTTCTAAAATGTATGAAGAGGTAcatatatagtatttttttttatgatgaggTACATagtattttatacatatattttgtacGCAACAATTTCCGTCAATAAGtacttttttttagtgtttttgttTCACTCTTTTTAACATGCATTTTACTaatgagttaaaatttattcaaaaattaaagtgatttattaaataagtgatacttataaaaatatataattttaaaccaattttaattaatattaggtctgtgttaaaaaatgtgttatagAATAGAAGAATGTCGGTAACACTTCCTTCTTATATGAAACTTTTTATGTGATCAcctgaaatttaattgaaaataatttattcattttaatgaATTCGacttcttatttaatgattatgtttttttaatttagatgtAAAACGCACAAAGAGAGAAC belongs to Glycine soja cultivar W05 chromosome 5, ASM419377v2, whole genome shotgun sequence and includes:
- the LOC114411455 gene encoding uncharacterized protein LOC114411455 — its product is MPTKQVTYRNDKVVLVKVYVEKPRKKSSSSIQHHHLHYHIHHTIRQEVVHGSGSKGSYGRRAGLLMYSHLLRESARGASSTPSFSKWVANNNFQPPTQITPSNKKKPEYREKSTCFGSLKLLIPRFLRS